Proteins from a single region of Chitinibacter bivalviorum:
- a CDS encoding YheT family hydrolase, translating into MAREKHLDLPSYIAPAWLPGGHAQTIYPALLLWQRQIKYKREHWITPDMDSIGLDWTQGRAGTPLIVLFHGLEGSSRSHYAISLFHQAYRQGWRGVVPHFRTCGNVPNRLPRSYHAGDSAEIDWILRRLKKHLPDTPMFAVGYSLGGNALLKWLGEQGDAAQELIHAAAAISAPMDLAACGNVLDSGINRHLYTREFLGTMRKKAQFKLKLSENPFIDWEQVKKVRTLREFDDLVTAPLHGFFGVEDYWTRASSKAVLKQISLPTLIINALNDPFMPAHSLPTVHDVSAQIRLIQPREGGHVGFVSGAPPGRFAWLPDTLLKFFQYHLPLVK; encoded by the coding sequence ATGGCACGCGAAAAACATTTAGATCTTCCATCCTATATCGCCCCAGCTTGGCTGCCGGGTGGGCATGCGCAAACGATTTATCCCGCATTGCTGCTGTGGCAGCGGCAAATTAAATACAAGCGCGAGCACTGGATTACGCCGGATATGGATTCGATCGGACTCGATTGGACGCAAGGTCGTGCCGGTACACCATTGATCGTGTTATTTCATGGTCTAGAAGGCAGCTCACGCAGTCATTACGCCATCTCACTATTTCATCAAGCGTATCGACAAGGCTGGCGTGGGGTTGTGCCGCATTTTCGTACTTGTGGCAATGTTCCTAATCGCTTGCCACGCAGCTATCACGCTGGAGATTCGGCGGAAATTGACTGGATTTTACGTAGGCTCAAAAAACATCTACCCGATACACCGATGTTTGCGGTGGGTTATTCACTGGGTGGAAATGCTTTGCTGAAATGGCTGGGTGAACAGGGGGATGCAGCGCAGGAGCTGATTCATGCCGCAGCGGCGATTTCTGCGCCGATGGATTTAGCCGCGTGTGGCAACGTGTTGGATTCGGGAATTAATCGCCATCTGTATACACGCGAGTTTCTTGGCACAATGCGCAAGAAAGCACAGTTCAAATTAAAACTGAGCGAAAATCCGTTTATTGATTGGGAGCAGGTCAAAAAAGTGCGGACTTTGCGCGAATTTGATGATCTGGTGACGGCCCCACTACATGGTTTTTTTGGGGTGGAAGATTATTGGACTCGTGCCAGTAGTAAAGCGGTGCTGAAGCAGATTAGCCTACCTACGCTGATCATCAATGCCTTGAATGATCCCTTTATGCCCGCTCATAGTCTGCCGACGGTTCATGATGTCTCAGCGCAAATTCGCTTGATTCAGCCGCGCGAAGGCGGGCATGTTGGCTTTGTGTCTGGTGCGCCACCGGGTCGCTTCGCTTGGTTGCCCGACACCCTGTTAAAATTCTTCCAATACCATCTGCCCTTGGTGAAATAG
- a CDS encoding phosphomannomutase/phosphoglucomutase, with product MSRVPAAIFKAYDIRGPVSLLTSDVAYWVGRAIGAQAKSRHIQSIALAGDGRLSTPDLLQATERGLIEAGIQVQNLGMACTPLLYFAAKYHADASGVMITGSHNPPEYNGIKIVLGGETIDGAALQALREQIEAEQLPVAQGAEVNHHDVYADYLAHMQQTIALKKKLNIVIDCGNGAPGAVAPSLFRDLGCNVTELYCEVDGHFPNHHPDPQVVENLRELRAKVLEIKADVGIAFDGDGDRLGVVTAQGQIIPGDRLLMIFASIILQQQTGHVLYDVKSSRAVAQWVKQLGGTSEAIPTGHSHMKRKLKQSKALLAGELSGHFAFAGWDVDDALFAAAKLLQAIADGLDLDSELARLPQCLATHELQIPLSGAGHLLVKDIAAKAQFPTASSISFVDGLRIEYADGFGLIRASNTTPVLTLRIEADEAQALHRIEQELAAAIAPLPFPQYSLSK from the coding sequence ATGAGCCGCGTTCCTGCTGCAATTTTCAAAGCCTACGATATTCGCGGCCCTGTTTCTTTATTGACGAGCGATGTCGCCTATTGGGTGGGTCGTGCAATTGGCGCCCAAGCCAAATCGCGTCATATTCAATCGATTGCCTTGGCGGGGGATGGCCGGCTTTCGACCCCTGATTTGTTGCAGGCTACTGAGCGAGGCTTGATCGAGGCCGGTATTCAAGTGCAAAACCTTGGCATGGCTTGTACGCCTTTGCTGTACTTTGCGGCTAAATATCATGCCGATGCTTCGGGCGTGATGATTACTGGCAGCCATAATCCGCCCGAATACAATGGCATTAAAATCGTTTTGGGCGGGGAAACGATCGATGGCGCTGCATTGCAGGCTTTGCGTGAGCAAATTGAAGCCGAGCAATTGCCTGTCGCGCAGGGGGCTGAGGTAAATCATCACGATGTCTATGCTGATTATCTTGCTCACATGCAGCAAACGATAGCGCTCAAGAAAAAACTAAACATTGTGATCGATTGCGGCAATGGCGCGCCTGGTGCGGTTGCTCCGAGCTTATTTCGAGATTTAGGCTGCAATGTAACCGAGCTGTATTGTGAAGTGGATGGCCACTTCCCGAATCATCATCCAGATCCTCAGGTGGTTGAAAATCTGCGCGAGTTACGCGCGAAAGTCCTCGAAATAAAGGCCGATGTCGGCATTGCTTTTGATGGCGATGGCGATCGGCTGGGTGTGGTGACCGCGCAAGGGCAGATTATTCCTGGCGATCGCTTATTAATGATTTTTGCCAGTATCATTTTGCAGCAGCAAACTGGCCATGTTTTATATGATGTGAAATCTAGCCGCGCGGTAGCGCAGTGGGTCAAACAATTGGGCGGCACCTCAGAAGCGATTCCAACGGGGCATTCGCATATGAAGCGCAAACTCAAACAAAGCAAAGCACTCCTCGCGGGGGAGCTATCTGGGCATTTTGCCTTTGCTGGCTGGGATGTCGATGACGCTTTATTTGCAGCTGCCAAATTATTACAGGCCATTGCCGACGGTCTAGATTTAGATAGCGAATTAGCCCGCTTACCGCAGTGCTTGGCTACGCATGAATTGCAAATACCGCTTTCAGGGGCGGGTCATTTACTAGTGAAAGACATTGCCGCTAAAGCCCAATTTCCAACCGCAAGTAGCATTAGCTTTGTCGATGGCCTCCGTATCGAATACGCAGATGGTTTTGGCCTGATTCGTGCATCCAACACGACCCCCGTACTGACATTGCGCATCGAGGCGGATGAGGCCCAAGCACTTCATCGCATCGAACAAGAACTGGCGGCTGCGATCGCTCCGCTTCCTTTTCCTCAATACAGTTTAAGCAAATGA
- the nadC gene encoding carboxylating nicotinate-nucleotide diphosphorylase: MINLPPQYIIAANVAAALAEDISERDWTAQLIPAEQTATAHIIVRQAAVICGLPWANEVIRQVDETIQIDWKITEGEYVAEDQLLCILQGNARSLLTAERSILNFIQTLSAVATETHRYAAVIKGTNAVVHDTRKTIPGLRRAQKYAVTVGGGANQRIALYDGILIKENHIVAAGSISNALAAAQSIAPKHVTIQIEVENLDELAQALAAGAESVLLDNMSLDEMRTAVEMSKGKAILEASGGVDLTTIRAIAETGVDRISVGKLTKDIQAVDLSMRFS; encoded by the coding sequence ATGATCAATTTACCCCCTCAATATATTATTGCTGCCAATGTAGCAGCCGCTTTGGCCGAAGACATTAGCGAGCGTGATTGGACGGCGCAACTCATTCCTGCAGAGCAAACTGCCACCGCTCACATCATCGTGCGCCAAGCCGCCGTCATTTGTGGTTTACCGTGGGCCAATGAGGTCATTCGGCAAGTCGATGAAACCATTCAAATCGATTGGAAAATTACGGAGGGGGAGTATGTCGCTGAAGATCAGTTACTTTGTATTCTTCAGGGCAATGCCCGCTCTTTGCTCACTGCAGAACGCAGTATTCTCAATTTCATCCAGACCTTATCAGCGGTAGCGACCGAAACCCATCGCTACGCAGCAGTGATTAAAGGCACCAATGCCGTTGTCCATGACACGCGTAAAACCATTCCTGGTCTACGTCGCGCGCAAAAATATGCGGTCACGGTCGGTGGTGGAGCTAATCAACGCATCGCTTTGTATGACGGCATTTTGATCAAAGAAAATCACATCGTTGCTGCAGGTAGTATTTCAAATGCACTGGCAGCCGCTCAGTCGATTGCGCCTAAACACGTCACAATCCAGATCGAAGTAGAAAACCTCGACGAACTTGCCCAAGCTTTAGCCGCAGGCGCGGAATCAGTCTTGCTCGACAATATGAGCTTGGATGAAATGCGTACCGCCGTTGAGATGTCAAAAGGCAAAGCCATCTTGGAAGCATCTGGTGGCGTTGACCTCACCACCATCAGAGCGATTGCCGAAACGGGTGTTGACCGAATTTCAGTGGGTAAGCTCACTAAGGATATTCAAGCCGTCGATCTATCAATGCGGTTTAGCTAA
- the glmU gene encoding bifunctional UDP-N-acetylglucosamine diphosphorylase/glucosamine-1-phosphate N-acetyltransferase GlmU, with translation MNSVLNVVILAAGKGTRMYSSLPKVLHKLAGKPLVQHVIDTAKGLNPAKLVVVYGFGGEKLQEALAGQELGFALQAEQLGTGHALAQAVPQLNGDTTLMLYGDVPLTRLATLQKLLAACEGDKLGILTDILDDATGYGRIVRNGQAQVTHIVEQKDCTPEEAAIREMNTGILVLPTAKLTGWLSELKNDNAQGEYYATDLIALAVRDGVEIATVHPADHWEAEGINNKLQLATLERIHQLEIAKSLLTAGVGLADPARIDVRGAIEHGQDVLIDVNCVFEGKVVLGKGVSIGANCYLKNVTIADGAVIHPFSHLEDAVVGAGSLIGPYARLRPGAELAEEVHIGNFVEVKKATIAKGSKVNHLTYIGDTTMGSGVNVGAGTITANYDGVNKFRTVIEDNVRIGSNNVLVAPVTIGAGATTGAGSVISKNAPAGELTVARAKQVTITGWQRPTKK, from the coding sequence ATGAACTCTGTACTGAATGTTGTGATTTTGGCCGCAGGTAAGGGCACGCGCATGTATTCTAGCTTGCCCAAGGTCTTGCATAAGCTGGCAGGAAAGCCATTAGTTCAGCATGTCATTGATACCGCGAAAGGCTTAAATCCCGCCAAACTCGTGGTTGTGTATGGATTTGGTGGTGAAAAATTGCAAGAGGCTTTAGCTGGCCAAGAATTAGGTTTTGCATTGCAGGCTGAGCAATTGGGAACGGGTCACGCGTTGGCGCAGGCCGTGCCGCAACTGAATGGTGATACCACGCTGATGTTGTATGGCGATGTACCGCTGACGCGCTTGGCGACGTTGCAGAAATTGCTGGCTGCCTGTGAAGGCGACAAGTTAGGTATTTTGACTGACATCTTGGATGACGCAACTGGATATGGACGTATTGTGCGCAATGGACAGGCGCAAGTGACCCATATTGTTGAGCAAAAAGACTGCACGCCCGAAGAAGCGGCGATTCGCGAGATGAACACGGGCATTTTGGTGTTGCCAACTGCCAAACTCACGGGCTGGTTGTCTGAGTTGAAAAATGACAATGCGCAAGGTGAGTACTATGCAACCGATCTGATTGCGCTGGCCGTCCGTGATGGCGTTGAGATTGCGACTGTGCATCCTGCAGATCACTGGGAAGCGGAAGGCATTAACAACAAACTTCAGCTGGCCACCTTGGAGCGTATTCATCAGCTAGAAATTGCGAAATCCTTGCTCACTGCCGGTGTGGGTTTGGCCGACCCTGCCCGTATCGATGTGCGTGGTGCGATTGAACATGGTCAGGATGTCTTGATTGATGTGAATTGCGTGTTTGAGGGCAAAGTAGTCTTGGGTAAAGGGGTGAGTATTGGCGCCAATTGCTACCTGAAAAATGTGACGATTGCGGATGGCGCGGTGATTCATCCATTCTCACATCTGGAAGATGCGGTGGTCGGCGCAGGCAGTCTAATCGGCCCCTACGCACGTTTGCGCCCTGGTGCCGAATTGGCTGAAGAAGTGCATATCGGCAATTTCGTTGAGGTCAAAAAAGCGACGATTGCCAAAGGTAGTAAAGTCAATCACCTGACTTACATTGGCGATACGACGATGGGCTCGGGCGTGAATGTCGGCGCAGGTACGATTACCGCCAATTACGATGGGGTGAATAAATTTCGCACCGTGATTGAAGACAATGTTCGCATCGGTTCGAATAATGTATTGGTCGCGCCGGTGACAATTGGCGCGGGCGCTACCACTGGCGCTGGCTCGGTCATCAGCAAAAATGCACCAGCTGGCGAATTGACAGTAGCTCGCGCCAAACAGGTGACGATTACTGGTTGGCAGCGCCCAACTAAAAAATAA